The nucleotide window TTAGAGACAAGGGGTGTTGCACTGTCATTGTTTGATAGAATACCTTATTATTGACTTTCCATCCAAGAGTATAGTAACTGTTTACTGCTTGGTTGCATACATTTTACAGCTAACCGCTCAAGCTCTCCCCAATCCGCAGGTGAAGTACAAGAAAGACTTTGAGGAGAGCAAAGGACGAGGCTTCAAATTTGTGCTGGACACTCCTGAGCTGCAGAGACTACGACGAGCCCAGGATCAGATCAGTAATGTAGGTTCAAGTGTCTCTTTGCCCATCCACCGGAGGGAGGAAATTAGTTGGGAGCGTACAGTGCCTTTCCCTTGCGCAAAACAGCACTGAAccatgtaaaaaatgtaatatatCCATGCCTTCTATACCTTTCGACATTCATAATGACCTTCAGAGAGAGAAACTCAGGGCCCATATTGATAAAACATCTCAtattaggagtgctgatctacgaTCACCCTTGTCCATATAAacgtattcattatgatctaaaaggcaaagcCGACCGTTTGAAGCCGTAATATCTAGCTCTATCAACAGGAAATGTGTGAGTTATTTTGTCTAATAAAGATTGTATTAGGCAAAGAGATAATTGGACTTAGCAATAACACGACCGCAGCTTTGAAAGAGACCTTTCACTCaatcatttaacattacatttacatttaagtcatttagcagacgctcttatccagagcgacttacaaattggtgcattcaccttatgacatccagtggaacagtcactttacaatagtgcatctaaatcttaaagggggggtgagagggattacttatcctatcctaggtactcCTTAAAGACCAGCACAAGGCTATCCtagtgtacagtgccttcagaaagtattcataccccttgacatatgccacattttgttgtgttacagccagaTTTCAAAAGGGCTTACATTTATACATTTTTCcctcccatctacacacaataccccataatgactaagtgaaaacatgtatttaggcatttttgcaaaaaataaataaatacagaaatatctcatttacgtaAGAACTCGCACCTCTTGAGTCAAtacgttagaatcacctttggcaatgattaaagctttgagtctttctgggtaagtcagAGCTTTGCACGCCTGGAAATCTTAAAATTATTCAAGATCTGTCAAGAtggttgttggtcattgctagacagccatttccaAGTCTTGCCTTACAATTACAATTTTGGCTTGAAAATCTACAGTAACATTcagtgttgtcttggtaagcaactccagtgtatatttggccttgtgttttaggttattgggcttctgagtggcacagcggtctaaggcactgcatctcaatgctagtggcatcactacagacccttgttcaattccaggctgtatcacaaccggctgtgattgggagtcccatagggcggtgcacaattggcctagcgtcgtccgggttagaccgtcgttgtaaataagaatttgttcttaactgatttgcctagttaaataaataacaaatatattgtcctgctgaaaggtgaatttgtctcccagtgtctgatggaaagctgactgaaccaagttttactctaggattttgcctttgcCTAGCTCTATTCAGTTTCTTTTTATtatgccgatgacaagcatacccataacatgattcagccaccaccatgcttgaaaatatgaagagtggtactcagtgatatgttatgttggatttgccccaaacgcaacactttgtattcaggacgtGAAGTTACTTTCTTTGCCAcatattttttgcagttttacattAGTGCCTTATTAAAAACAGaatatatgttttattctgtacaggtttccttcttttcactctgtcatttaggttagtattgtggagtaactacaatgtttttcATTCATCCTCCATTTTCTCCGAtcacacagccattaaactctgtaactgtttccttgctctcctgcaactgagttaggaagaacacgcgtatctttgtagtgattgtgtcttgatacaccatccaacgtgCAATTAATAACCtcaacatgctcaaagggatatttggtctcttttttttttacccatctcccaataggttcccttctttgcaaggcaaaGGAAACCTTGcctttggttgaatctgtttgaaatgcactgcttaactgagggaccttacaattatctgtatgtgtggggtacagagatgaggtagtcattaaaaaatcatggtaaaaactattattgcacacagagcgaGTCCCATGCTACttttgacttgttaagcaaatttttCATCCTGAATTTATTTACGCTTTTCataaaagggtttgaatacttcttgactcaagacatttcagcttttcatttttaattaatttatgaAAATGtcaaacacaattccactttgttatgtattgtgtgtaggccagtgacaaaagaAATCAccagaaacacaacaaaatgtggaaaaggtccaggggtatgaatgctttctgGAGGCGATGTAGTAGGCTGGGGTGGGGTTTTTGAAACCACATGCACAAAAGTAGTTAGAAACAGTTTACTTAGGAAATATGTTGTCTGGATCCACACATTTGTCTGTTTCCTAAAAACAAAACGTGCATATTTAGCTGATGCATAATCTGACTGTGTTTCACATAGTTTCCTattatatcatttaaaaaaataagattAACCTGTTTAATTTAATGTATCCTCAGAATACACTGATAGCATGTAaacttgtctgtgtctcttgcaGGTGAAATACCACAAGGACTTTGAGCCGATGGGCCCACAAGGAATCACACATGGTGTTCATGCACCTTACCTTGTGCGTGGCCAGCTGCGGCAAAACGTCCGAACAGAAAATACAGGGCACCAGTACATAGCGGAGATGGCCCGGAGGCCTGGTGTCATCGTAGGTGGGTTTTAATCTTGTATAGACATTTTATTTTTGATGTCTGGGTCTTGAGGTTTGGTCTGGGTTTCTTTTTTTCTGTAAGCAGGAAGTTGGCCTGCTATTTATGATGAGGTCATAATCCTGAGTCTAACTTTTATATTTCATCTTTATTCATGCAGGGTGGAATCCCATTGAgtccaaggtctcttttacaaggGAGCCCTTCAACCATACCACATTTTTAAGTTGTCTTACTTGGGTTCAAATTGTTCATGATGAATCACAGTAACAAACAAAATATTCAAGTTTCCTTGATATTTGCAGCAGCAGCCAACAGTTAGATAGCCATCCATATTGGGTTAGTCTTAGCATGCTGCTGGATAATGGAGTCAGCCCCGTGTTTAGGCAACAACTGAACCAGCAGTGTCTGTACTGTAACAGACTGTCTGCGGTGTGTCTTTGCAGCTCCTGTGCTGCCAGGCGCGTACTGCCCCAGTGGACACGTCCAGGGGCACAGCTACATGCACCAGACCAGTATGCACTCCTTACGGTCTCTGCAGGTGAATTCATCTATATATTCATATAGTAGCCATTTATCTAGCAATCAATCAAGTCTGACAGGCATCAGGGATACAAATATTGTTTGCTCTTGACAATAGAAATCAGCATCATGCATCCTAATAAATATCCTTTCACACTTGATGAGCCAGACCAAACTGTACTGGGCAAGCATGGTTACGCATAAACAATAGTTGCTGGAACCATTCTGGAAAGGTTCATATGAAAATAAAATTTCCAAGCCAGCCCAGTACAGGTTGTGTTGGCCCCAATAGTGTGAGTCTGGTCAAACATAGCCTACTGTTTCAGTTGATGTGTTTTTGCACCCCGACTGGGTAGAGTCCCCaattggcacccttttccctatttagtgcactactttggtcaaaagtagtgcaatattagggaataaagtgccatttgggatgtagctgttgtctcaccttgGTGCTGTCTTGCCACAGAGTGTGTACAGAGCCCTCTACGATTACGTGAGCCAAGACACGGATGAGGTGTCGTTTCGAGACGGTGACATCATCCACAGCGTGCAGCCCATTGATGGAGGTTGGGTGTACGGCACGGTGCAAAGAACTGGCAGGTCTGGGATGCTCCCTGGTAACTACATAGAGGGTCTCCACTAAGGCTTACCAAACTAACTCAAGGCCCGGAACACATTCAAGTTGTACAACTGTTTGTCTGCACAAAAATAATTAAAGGCCTCAATTCAATCAGATCGAGCGTAAACCCTCATTGGCCAACATCCGCATAGTGTATAACTGCGGTATAAGATGACAAATCGGTGAGCGGCTGCTTTTGTGTCACCAACCACTCTTTTTCTTATTATCCCTACCGAAGTAGAAAATGTAGGCTATCAATTATAGAAATATTGACAGGGGCTAATGCATGTTTTCATGTTCATTTTGATGGGGCGATTTATAGTCAAGGTGTAGATAGAACATCACACATTCAAGTGTTTGAACTTGTAACATGATATAAAGTTGGGTTTCATTGCATCAAATGTCAGTGTCCAGCGCCTCACGAccggcgcagtggtctaaggcactgcatcacagtgctagctgtgccactacagATTCTGGGTTAGAttccgggagacccatggggcggtgcacaattggcccagcgtcgtccggattaggggagggtttagccagCAGGGATgcccttgtcccatcgcacactagcgactcctgtggttggctgggcacgctgacacagtcgccaggtgtatggtgtttcctctgacatgttggtgcggctggcttccgggttaagtgggcattgtgtcaagaagcagtgcggcttggttgggttgtgtttcgcaggacacatggctctcgaccttcgcctctccctcatccgtacgggagttgcagcgatgagacaagactaactaccaattggataccatgaaattggggagaaaacagggTAAGAACATGTCAGCGTCCGCGATGAGGTAACACAAGGAGCCGCTTGTGGGTTTGACAGCTCTAACGCCACACCACCACAAGGAGCCGCATGTGGGTTCGACAGCTCTAACGCCACACCACCACTATGAGGTAACAAGGAGCCGCATGTGGGTTTGACAGCTCTAACGCCACACCACCACAAGGAGCCGCTTGTGGGTTCGACAGCTCTAACGCCACACCACCGAGGTAACAAGAAGCCGCATGTGGGTTCGACAGCTCTAACGCCACACCACCACTATGAGGTAACAAGGAGCCGCATGTGGGTTTGACAGCTAACGCCACACCACCACTATGAGGTAACAAGGAGCCGCTTGTGGGTTTGACAGCTCTAACGCCACACCACCACTATGAGGTAACAAGGAGCCGCTTGTGGGTTTGACAGCTCTAACGCCACACCACCACTATGAGGTAACAAGGAGCCGCTTGTGGGTTCGACAGCTCTAACGCCACACCACCACAAGGAGCCGCATGTGGGTTCGACAGCTCTAACGCCACACCACCACTATGAGGTAACAAGGAGCCGCATGTGGGTTTGACAGCTAACGCCACATCACCACTATGAGGTAACAAGGAGCCGCATGTGGGTTTGACAGCTAACGCCACACCACCACTATGAGGTAACAAGGAGCCGCTTGTGGGTTTGACAGCTCTAACGCCACACCACCACTATGAGGTAACAAGGAGCCGCTTGTGGGTTTGACAGCTCTAACGCCACACCACCACTATGAGGTAACAAGGAGCCGCTTGTGGGTTCGACAGCTCTAACGCCACACCACCACCAAAATGACCGCTATGCGGATGTTGGTTTCGCTAATGATAGAATCCAACAGTAGTTGTACAACCTGAGTGTATACCGAGTCTGACTGAGAGCATTATGTAGATAAGATGCACCATCGAAGCCTCTGTATGGTGAGGATTTCCATCAGGATATACAAGTGGTAATAGCAATTGAAATAATGTTTTTGGAGATATATGAACAAGTAAAGAATTTGAATCTTTACATGTTTTAAAAATGAATGTAACTGTCATTTGTGTGCTTATAGTATATAACATGTTCTATTCACAGCAGTGTGTGCACTACAAAGTATGTTAACAATTTCAGTGTTCCATCTTCAAATCTAAAGTTGTAAACATGACAATTCCAGTACGTAATGTCAAGCTACTGTATGCAACCTGTCACTTGCACGTCTTCAATTCAAATGCAGGCAAAAGGTTTGcagataaatgtttttttttaaagttaaataaatgtattaacATGAAGTATTTTCTTGTTTAATAGTTTCCATACCTTAAAATAAATGAAAGATGACTGGCTGCAATGCACAATTTCCATGTGGTTATTTTGGTGTACATACGGCTAATTTTAGCACAGGACATCAGGAGCACCTGCCAGCAAGCTGTTGCAGTAACTGTACATAGAAGAGCCCTTAACCTCTTTACACTCGTGGGAATGGGCCTATTTGGATTGGGCTACATGAAAATGCATAagtagcaattgaaagggaacagttttGAGATTATGGGGAAATTATTGGACCAAAAATGCGGACAACAGTTCACATTCGACACATTTGTTGATAACGAAATCAGAAAATACTCtagatacattcagtaacataagaATATTCCTGTAAAATGTAGGGTAGGTGAAACATAAGAAAataagggtttgagtgagagtactaactggtgtctcccaagtggccacacacctcaaGTGTGCACAATTCCTAAGTAATTTCAATCCACTTTTATGACTTGAGTCTTCAACTGTTGTGCTTTTTTGAACTCTCCTAGCTGTGCGGTTGAAATAGAGCAAGCACACATGCAATTGTTTTGTTTGGGCAACAACCCTGCATCCCcgtcatcacacaattactgttatTTTCGCAATCTAAAAACGGTGCATTATAAATCCAGTCTGGGACAGGTGGGCATcatgaaagcttgttctattgccaacattaCCAATAAATGTATAAAATACAATATTACAGTGTTACATGCCGACTAG belongs to Oncorhynchus gorbuscha isolate QuinsamMale2020 ecotype Even-year linkage group LG22, OgorEven_v1.0, whole genome shotgun sequence and includes:
- the nebl gene encoding nebulette isoform X1, coding for MNPHCARCGKIVYATEKVNCLDKYWHKGCFHCEVCRMTLNMKNYKGYEKKPYCNSHYPKQSFTIVADTPENLRLRQQSELQSQVKYKKDFEESKGRGFKFVLDTPELQRLRRAQDQISNVKYHKDFEPMGPQGITHGVHAPYLVRGQLRQNVRTENTGHQYIAEMARRPGVIVAPVLPGAYCPSGHVQGHSYMHQTSMHSLRSLQSVYRALYDYVSQDTDEVSFRDGDIIHSVQPIDGGWVYGTVQRTGRSGMLPGNYIEGLH
- the nebl gene encoding nebulette isoform X2, translating into MNPHCARCGKIVYATEKVNCLDKYWHKGCFHCEVCRMTLNMKNYKGYEKKPYCNSHYPKQSFTIVADTPENLRLRQQSELQSQVKYHKDFEPMGPQGITHGVHAPYLVRGQLRQNVRTENTGHQYIAEMARRPGVIVAPVLPGAYCPSGHVQGHSYMHQTSMHSLRSLQSVYRALYDYVSQDTDEVSFRDGDIIHSVQPIDGGWVYGTVQRTGRSGMLPGNYIEGLH